Within Porites lutea chromosome 2, jaPorLute2.1, whole genome shotgun sequence, the genomic segment AGAAAGATAGTGTTTTGGAGAAGGCGAATTATAGACCAGTTACAGTACTGCCGGTTTTTGGCAAGGTGTTTGAACGCATTGCACATATGCAAATGTCGGATCACTTTGAGCCAATTTTTCACAAATATATGTTTGCATATCGTAAATTTCATGGCTGTTCTACGGCGTTGCTAACATTAACAGAGCAATGGAAGGAAGAGCTTGACAGGCATAAAGTGATAGGCGCTGTCGCTATGGATCTAAGTAAAGCTTTTGATTGCTTACCACATGACCTTATTCTTGAAAAGTTGGAATTTTATGGACTTAGTGCTAAATCAATTTCTCTTTTGCGCAGCTACTTGTCATCGAGATATCAACGGGTTAAACTCGGAAATACCTTCTCGAGCTGGATAGGTGTGTCTGCAGGGGTACCTCAAGGCAGCATTCTCGGACCTTTGTTGTTCAACATCTTTATGAACGATTTAGTGTATACGATTGAAAATTCCAAAATGTTAAATTATGCTGACGATACCAAATTTATCTATCACACAGCGAACCTCAATTTGTAGAAGCTGGAATTAATCGGGACTTAGAAAGTGCAAGGCTATGGTTCAAAGAAAACGGCATGATGCCcaaccctaaaaaatatcagGCAATAGTTTTGGGCAGAAAAGGTTGTGATATTAACTTTCAATGTGCTAACGAAACGATACCCACGTCAAATGAGATTAACTTACTAGGTGTAACGTTGGATAGCAAGCTCAAATTTGATGcacatgttgcgtccgtgtgTCGCAAAGTAGGGGGGCAGGTAAATGCGCTGAATAGGTTACAAAACATTCTTCCGTGCAAGGTAAAGGAATTAATGTATCGAGCGTTTGTTCTGCCTCATTTTCATTATTGCAGTCAGGTATGGCATCATTGTGGTTcgagaaacacaaagaaaatagaaaaagtaaaCGAGCGTGCACTAAGATATGTTTACAAAGATAAATCATCAGCTTATCATGAACTGCTACAGCGAATAGGTTTAGGAACCACGTTGGAAAACCGTCGTGTCCAGGACATGTTAATAACTATAAACGCCTGTTTTCAAGGCACCGCTCCCACATGCATTAAGGATCTCGTTAAAATGAGAAACAACAAGTACGATTTAAGGGGCAATAATACGCTATCACTGACAAAAGTAAATACTACAAAGTATGGATTAAACTCCTTCAGATATTTCGCCgcaaaacaatggaacaataTTCCAAATGAATTGCGTTTAAGAGCTGGAGGTctagaatttaacaaacaagtgaggaacattcaattttagttatctaattttgtaattttagatgctagatattttatatttttacatttctatgtacatatttctttctttcttttttaatactgatttgtggaaaacctgcaaaatagctttagctaagtgtttctcccacgttaaataaagattatgtatgtatgtatgtatgtgtcatttcacttgaaaaaactgtctttttgtattatttgctttgtgttgtaAACAAAGGGCACCCATGTATATCTTAAATTGGTTGATGCTGCCGATTTTAAAGTCAGGTTAATTCATTTGCAGGTACTGCCTATATACATGGGATGCAACATGCCAGAGGAAACTTTATCATAATCATGGATGCAGATTTATCGCATCATGTAAGTTTACCTAGTTCAGTTGAGTTATTGGATTTAAATTGAGACAAGACACCAACCTTAATTTTGCTTACTTTGAGTCAAATTCAAAATCTGGGGCTCGTTTCTTGAAAGTCCTGGTAAATTTTCAGTtgcaaagtaaaatattcaaatcaaaatgtgAAGAATAAaataccctgcaagcagaggtttctctcttgcatggcttttagcgttaaTGAAGTCGTTTGCATCACGCATCAGTCATGTAGTCTGTTTGTTTTATACACCCCATGTGTAAACTGATTTGCAGACTGAAATGCTACTTCTGCTATTTATCAAATGCTTCTCGGGGGTTTTAACATCAGTTTTTTTGGTAATGCCTTGAACCTCATAGAAATTAGTGCAGAAAAATGGGTTTAGCCAATAAACCTTATCCTTTTGCCTCCTAAGAGGTAAATATTACAATGAAAAAATTGTACTGTAGAATCATTTGGCTAATAATAttagaataattgttttattcttttccaTGTGCTTGCTTCAAATGATAATATTTTCTAATCCAATTACTATTTTTTTATATCACAACAGCCAAAGTTTATTCCAGAGTTTATCAGGTAATTCATATTTTTGTAAGATGTCCTGCTTTTGATATCAACAAGATTGAAATGTTAGAATCAGTGTGATTCAATGTTTTTGGTGTAACACATCATTATCACAAAGACATTGAATATCAAAAGTATTTAAAAGAGTTGGGTTTAAGAATAGTTCCTGTGTGCATGCCAGTATGTGAATGTCTTTAGAATTGCACTCAAAGGAAGTGAGTCTGATTGGGTATTCAATGAAGGTATAGCAATCCTCACAAAACGTATAGGGGAATTAAACATCCTGACCTCATTATGAAGTCAGACAGAGGTATTGAACCAAAGACCCTTCCATTGAAAACGTGCTATAAATCTTGTCTGGTGAAAAACAATATGTCTGCATATTTTTTTCTAACTTCTTcccaaaggaaacaaaaagaaggTAACTTTGATGTAGTGTCTGGCACAAGGTATATTGGTGATGGAGGAGTGTTTGGTTGGGACTTGAGAAGAAAGTTGATAAGGTGGGTCTctaatacatacatgtacaggtaaccATACATGTATGTAATAAGTTTCTGTGTTTTTGATGCTGGCCAAAGTAATGGGATGAATAGACATAAAGAAAGAATAACCTTTTGAAATGGACAATCATCTGCAACAAAATTAAGCTACAAATACGTGTACTAGCATTTCAAGTTACTGTTTTACAAGACTATAAGTTGGCTGCATGGCCGGGATGTTAACattgttaatttatttatttgtcgtAAAGGGATCATTTTTCAACATACTTCCTGAACACTcctttaacttcttgttttgttgAATACAATGCAGCATGAGAAACCCATACctgtttattttctgttgtaCAGCTACCAAGCAAATCTCTCCCATGATGGTAAAAATTAGCATGATTTTTCTCACTCCttctttgttatttcttttctctAGCCGTGGTGCAAATTATCTGACACAGATTCTCCTCAGGCCTGGAGCATCAGATCTGACTGGAAGTTTTAGGTAAATTGATAGCTGAGTGATCTAGTGTGTTTATTGAACTTAATTCGTAGTTCAACAGCTGAGGAAAAACCCTGTACTGAAGTGCTTTGGTTAACCTATTCGCCCCTGATCCGCCCATGCAGATCCACGTCCCTTTTACGGCTGGTGaagtcatcagttttaatggtcaaggacagcTTTGTCCGCTAACGTGTGCAAAGTGAAGAGATCTTACCAGCATAAGCACAATTCaatcaaggacaccggagaagaaggcaaaaaaccatgtaacattgacctgaaaattgccatgaaaatcttgttccactacccgcCTACCTTTCGTTTCATCTagtcctaagatcctaaaagctttcctaaaaacttttcttaCCAAAATGAAGCCCACTAAATGctcagcaaaagaaaaaaaatgaagtaagAAAAGCGAAAAGTAAACGTCAAGACGCCTGTGTCACTTGTAAatccaaaattttgctttctggatcagaaggccgcaaAGTGTACGAACTGTTAATGGCTAttatggtaagttttagctccttaattatagcacgacagtgaccagtaAACCGCTCGACTAACTTccaaacgcgtttttcggcaaaatttcaaggggtgaatgggttaactTAGCTGATTACAAACTGGTAGACACATCCAAACATGACAGATGAAACATGACAGCAGCAGCTTAAGGTGTGCTTATTACGTGATGAAATGTCATTTGCTGCACTCTGTTAGACTTCCACACACCTCAAGCACTTTGAAAACTGAGTCTAACTTGACTAACTCTGGCTTTATGATGATAATGTGATCTATATGCAACTAATTCCTAGTAAAATTGCGAGTTGTCGCTAAAGTAAAGCAACAGTCGGGAGCAATGCCCCACACGTTGACATGATGCACGCCTAACGCTCTAGGtgtttagttgttgttatttttttatgtcttAATACTTTGTTTACAGTCTTTTAGAAACTAATTGCATAAGGGAaccaaaaaaggagaaaagctGTGGTGAATGAAATAAACCTTAATCTGTTTTtcttatttacatgtataataaGATTGTACAAGAAAGAAGTTCTGGAACATTTGGTGGATTCATGCGTATCAAAGGGCTTTATTTTCCAAATGGAAATGATTATACGAGCAAGACAGTTTGGTTACAATATAGGAGAGGTCAGTAACTATTAATAGCGTAAATCTGTGGGTTTTTATTGATGATTTTATCCCAATTTAACGATTACTGAGCCTAAAGTACACGTTTTTTGAAGAGCAACGGTATTGTAATATTTGAgcattgttttttcttgtaaaattaaGTCCTTTCCATATGCTGAATAGGCCATCTGAGAGTTTCCCCTATCTTCTGTTTTAAAGCGAGGCTAAGGGCGAATCCattaatatgaaaatgatttttattcccacgcaaatgaaactcattttcacaagaacgGTTTTGCAACCAGCCTCGTtctgaaagtgagagtttttgaaactcggaaataatctttaagattttCATTGTTGTCAGAGCAAAAATCATTGGTTGCCCTGATCCTCACAGTTGCCCGTCTGTCttaattatattttctttattttttttcaggttcCAATAACATTTGTTGACCGTGTTTACGGTGAATCAAAACTTGGCGGCACGGAAATTGTTTCCTTTGCAAAGGGACTTCTTTATCTGTTTGCCACAACGTAACAGTATTCAGTTAACCAGATCGCTATTAACTAAGGAAGATTAGACAGGTGGGCAGTCTATATAGGGATAgggttttaaaattaaaatttgtttcattgaGGAGCTGTTACCGTAAGCCTTAGTCGAAAGTCTGACAACGTAGGGTCATGTTGAAGTTCAAGCTGTAGTTTTGAATTGAGGGAAGAAAAACCACTGAAATTGTGTAatacttattttctttattcagagtttttttttagtCGAGAGTCGAGTTATATGACCAACAATCGCAAAGCATTTTTAATGCAAAACTAACGTTACTGGAAGTTTCTTTGGATTCTTAGCTGAAAAATCTCCTTTAAGTAACCAGTACACCTGCGATACCCATCATTGTTATGGGCGTTTTATCTAACTCGGCCCTGGCGTTCAGTTCCCAAAACTTCCGGAGATATTTCGGGCCCggaaagtgtttttttcagTCTCATCCTTAACGATCCTTGGTAACTTGTGCACAGTAGGCAAACATACTTATAAATCTTGTAAAGTTTTCGAATTTTTCCATTTGAAGTttattaaaaatcacatttctgCCAATGAACTTTGTGtagttaaaaaagtttttttgggATCGAAATGTTTTCGGTtcagtaaaaaaagaaacaacacgCCTAGTCCCGAGGTTAATTCGTTTCTCTCGAATAAGCTGTCATTAATAATCAACAATTATTGTTAACTATTCCTAATAAAGAGACATCTATTCAGCGTAATTGTAGTGGCTCTTATTAGCAAAGACGAAATCTCCAACCTCCTCTTCCCCTCTTGCAAACAAGGTTTGGTAAAACATAAAATATCCCTTCGTGGTTTATATTTTAAATGATCAACTACAATGTGAAACGCAGGTTTAGCTTTTTCAAGTATCTACTATGCGCAGAAAATTCGAGGTGAGAAAACAGCGTCGATTTCTGGTCAAAACGTAAAACGCCACTTCCCCGTCAATATCCATCCCTTTTCTGTACTTTTCTCTTTGAATGAAAGATCACGTTAAGACATAAATTTCGAAAAAAAGATTAAGATATTTAAACAAATCTGTCTACCTGAACGTATCGGTATTCTTAAGATAAACAGTTTATTTTAATAGCCAGCTTTACAAGCAGGGTTGTAGATATCTGCCGTTTGATCGAAACGAGCTTCGAATCCGGGAACCTTACTCCACGAATCCACTTACGTTTTCTTCCTGTTAGTATGTCAATGTTCTTAATGGGTTTTGTAAAATGTATGAACAAATAAATGCTTATGCTGTGCCATAGCACTTCAGTTTTCCTAACGTATGAAAGCCTCGCTCATTACTGCCCCCTGCATCTCCAAACCtgagctgttttacaggaagtTTTGTCTCGTCAGTCAGGAGACCGCTGTCTTCGCGCCATACCCAGTCATTCTTATCACAGTTACAACCATAGCTAGAGTCTGCACATGAGTTGGTCATTCCGCATGCGCACTTACCACTTCCAGGAGATGCTCCTCCCCAGTACCTCATCTTAGAAGaatcacgtgacacccaccatCCCATTCCATCTCTGAGTAACCTTGAGTCAAAGCATTCATACTTGATGAACTGTTCACAGTGTGAGGAGACTCTGGTGAGACTAGCCAGCTGAGAAAGACTCGCTCCTGTGTAATGGATGTCACGTGAGTAACTACCTGCACCTGCCCAGCTGAGACCATCACGCACTTTTGTTCTACTCTCACTGTCGTGACTGACGACTGTCACACCAACTCCATTCTTTGCAGTCATGTCACAATATACTTTGAATGGCGCCAGGCCTCCTTCGCCGTCTGGATCAATAACGTAATTTTCGCTTACACTGCTGCGCTTTTTTCTTATCACAGAACAGGAAGTAGCTGGGACGTAGGCATTGACCTTGACTTTGGCTTTTATTGTCGTCATAGCGTTAGTAGCCCTACAAGTGTAAGATCCTCCGTGCGCTTTCCTGATGTTCTGCAAAAGTAATGTGTTATTTTGGAGGACGAAGGAGTTTGCAGGGAGTGACGACTTGCCATCCTTTGTCCAAGTTACTGTAGGCCTCAGGTCACTTTCGGCCACACAAGGCAAATGGACAGTAGAACCAGTTAATGTCATCACTTCTTGAGGAGGACGGATTGTGAAATGTAATGGGGAGAAAACTTTAAACTGAATCGCGTTTGTTGCTGATCCCAAAATATTGTCTGCCTGACAAATGTATATCCCGCTGTCTTTCTTCGCCACATTGTGGATTGTCAGCCTTTTGCTTGTCAACCTTGCTCTACCTTTCGGCAAATTACCAAATGCCCTAGACCACGTGACACTAGGTTGCGGGTTTCCAGTAGCATTGCAGATGACAGTTACGGTTTGTTTTTCCTCCGCCATTAATGTATTAGTGTCTGAAATCTTCGGGGCAACTGTAAAGAAACGTATCAAAAATGACATCTGAATTTGGTAAGCAAGGTTCAACAACGTATACGgccttaaaacaaacaaaaaataaaacagctaaGAGGCCTTTACCCTTCAAAcagttactgttttttttttggtggaacTCTTGTACTTTGCGGGTTTAAAAATATCATGTATATCATCCTATTGAGCTTGTAAAGCTAGGAAATGATTTTCCCCTCTTGTTTTTGACTGCTAGTAAGGGTAAAGAATATAATCATGATCATCAGATAGCATTAATGTACACGGGCAAATAGAGAGACAAGCAGAGAAAAAGATAACGTACATTGAACAATAAGCTTTGCTGAGGCATTGACACTTCCAAGCAGATTTTTGGCTGTACATCTGTAAACGCCCTCGTCTTCTGGTCTCAGGTCTTTTAGAACAAGCGCACCACTGGATTGTACCACGTGACGCCCTACAGGAAGCGACGAATTCAGCTTAGACCACGTGACCTGTGGAAATGGGTTACCGTCCACTGTGCATTTGAAGATGGCGGTCTGACTTTCATTGGCTGTCTTTTTAGCAGGACGCTGCAGTAGAGATGGAGCTGAGATGGACTTGCCTGCTTCACCTTTAGCGCCTTTCTCACCCGGCGGGCCTGTGGGTCCCGCGGAACCTGGGTTACCTGGTACCCCCAGATCCCCTTTAACACCCATCGGTCCTTGAAATCCTATTGGTCCGTGTTTACCAGGAGGTCCCTCTGGCCCTGGTCTTCCTGTGGGACCCGGTCTTCCTTGGAGACCTGGTTTCCCTCGACTTCCGGGTCTTCCCCGtctccctttgtaaccccttggtCCAGGGCGGCAGAGAGTTCCATCTTTAGCACAGATTTGATTTTGCAGTAGGCGAAGCTCTTCTTTGATCAGCAGTTTTAATTGAGCCGATGTTTTAGCCGAATTATTTTGCGAGTTGTTTACCAGTGCCCGCTTTTGTCTTGAGAGGACTGCATCTCTCTGGCCCTCAACTGATGAACGGTGTTCGTTTATAAAGTAAAcagaaaaagtttttaagtaaagtaaaagaaaacagtaaaaacaacAGTCACAGCCATatgaaaaacaacagcaaattaaaaacaaagcaaagcgGCAAAACAAACGAAAGAAAGAACTGGCAAAGCCCAGCTTAGGTACACTGAGTCAGACTGTACAGCATTCATTATTACTTGTTCATTTTTCCGTTGATTGGACAGACATACAGTGCAAACAACACTGAAATTCCATATGTTGGTAATGAATATTTTAAAGAATGTAGTCAAATTGTAACTCAATTGCCAATTTGCATCTCGAGAATAAAAACTGAACTCACCTCTTGTCTTCTGTTGTTGACCTTCCGAATGGCTTCCTTTTGTGCTGACTTGCCATCCCGCGTAACTCTGTTTAACTTTTAGAAGGATCTGTGTCTCCATTTGCCCACAGAACGCTACGGAATGTGTTATAAGTCGATGGTGTTCTTGTATTCTCAGTTCCACGTGAATTAAAGCGATGCAAAACACAAGAGACAACAGCAAGCCTGACGTGGAAAACATTGAGTTGTCTCGTGTCCTTCCGCCCTTCGTCTGCAACTCTTCTCCGTCTTCTGTACACCGATGTTTCATGACTTAATAAACCGGCTGATGATATGTTATCCACAAAGTGAAAAAGGAACTGTGACTACAAGTTATCGCAGCAAATACTATACCGGCAGATCCTCTGAACAACAAACAGTCAAAAAGGCAAAGGAAAAGGTGCCAAGTCTACTGCTGTCTTGTAATCTTATATGATACAGCGAACGAGGAAGTGTTAGTAAAACGAGGAAAGGGAAGCGGGAACGGCAAAATGAAATATGAGAACAAAACTTAACTTGAACCCTAGCCATATTAGTAACGTCATTTCCAATTCTCTGCTTTGTTCCTATGTTTAATTTTGCCCGTTTCCCGTGCTAGTTCCTCGTTTTAATAACAGTAGGAAGACACTATGATGTACGTggcgttttcttttttgggggagCACGAAATTCGGAAAAAAAGAGAACGCCTGAGTGTAGGTTTAGGATATGATCCTGACAATAAAATAGAGGTCTTCCTTCAGTTTTTTCAAGGTGAAGGGGGGACTCCTCATGGAATGAAAAATTATGTTTTGACTTTGTACTTACTATGATATGTTTATTTATCCCTGGACATTCTAACGTGCATTacaaaaattttattcaaaGTATTCGGTCTATAATGGAAAAGTATCAGAGATGGGCTTTAAGTTCgagttcatttctttattttgctAGTGCCAGTCCACAGCTTTTAAACAGTATTTTACATTTGAATGAAAGATAATAGCAGCAAACAAATAATTAACGCTTTAGTGTTGGTTTGTACAAAACCTAAACAAACTCAGAGAACCGGGATTTCCCAACTACTGCCTTTTCAGTTCTTCGTTTGCCCGGCATTTTACAGCAATTGTTTCAGATAATTGTTTTACTTTATTTGCCAGCAGGttggtcaaaatttttttcttttatgattttTGACATCATTTAACTCATTAACTCTTCAAGTCCCAAgtgtgaccaacatcaattttctcaaAACAATATCACTACaatatcaagagaaaaggttgtgaGGATTCtttaaaatgatcacctaatggaaaatgctttgatgttttatcaaattctttcaacTACTTCCTCAAGCTGATGTATGGAGATCATTCTGAAGAAACTGTAAGTAGATATTGGAGTTTAAAGGGTGAAGGTCACCTCAAAATTTTTGGCTGCTTTCAAATGATCCTATTCCAGAGTGGAACAACGATTGCTAATACAACCTCCCGCCATCACAATTTTGAGGTCATAGGCCAAAGGCTGGTCATTTTTATTACAtcgtaatgcatcagtcaattccacctgcgcccaggccccccccgggctactgcggggcatttgcacgccttgtcagtcccgggagcggggcatttgcaaattttgcactgcccgggggccgggcattcgCCAACCCCGGGGCCATTCCCGAggttttgacacgcacgcggtttcctatcagaatataactacacagaaggttttactggaaaaaaagcagattggctcatctatcaaggacaggaataaattgaagagggttATAAAGgtatgttctcgattttatgcatgcgtttcattgcttatcaagccagaattacatagcgaaattggagctatcgatgtgaatgAACGTTTTTTGGTCATTGTATCAAATT encodes:
- the LOC140927345 gene encoding dolichol-phosphate mannosyltransferase subunit 1-like, which encodes MADKKDKYSILLPTYNERENLPLIVWLIVKAFSECGYDFEIIIIDDGSPDGTQEAAKQLEDIYGTDIIRLRPRPSKLGLGTAYIHGMQHARGNFIIIMDADLSHHPKFIPEFIRKQKEGNFDVVSGTRYIGDGGVFGWDLRRKLISRGANYLTQILLRPGASDLTGSFRLYKKEVLEHLVDSCVSKGFIFQMEMIIRARQFGYNIGEVPITFVDRVYGESKLGGTEIVSFAKGLLYLFATT
- the LOC140927344 gene encoding uncharacterized protein, with amino-acid sequence MKHRCTEDGEELQTKGGRTRDNSMFSTSGLLLSLVFCIALIHVELRIQEHHRLITHSVAFCGQMETQILLKVKQSYAGWQVSTKGSHSEGQQQKTRVEGQRDAVLSRQKRALVNNSQNNSAKTSAQLKLLIKEELRLLQNQICAKDGTLCRPGPRGYKGRRGRPGSRGKPGLQGRPGPTGRPGPEGPPGKHGPIGFQGPMGVKGDLGVPGNPGSAGPTGPPGEKGAKGEAGKSISAPSLLQRPAKKTANESQTAIFKCTVDGNPFPQVTWSKLNSSLPVGRHVVQSSGALVLKDLRPEDEGVYRCTAKNLLGSVNASAKLIVQFAPKISDTNTLMAEEKQTVTVICNATGNPQPSVTWSRAFGNLPKGRARLTSKRLTIHNVAKKDSGIYICQADNILGSATNAIQFKVFSPLHFTIRPPQEVMTLTGSTVHLPCVAESDLRPTVTWTKDGKSSLPANSFVLQNNTLLLQNIRKAHGGSYTCRATNAMTTIKAKVKVNAYVPATSCSVIRKKRSSVSENYVIDPDGEGGLAPFKVYCDMTAKNGVGVTVVSHDSESRTKVRDGLSWAGAGSYSRDIHYTGASLSQLASLTRVSSHCEQFIKYECFDSRLLRDGMGWWVSRDSSKMRYWGGASPGSGKCACGMTNSCADSSYGCNCDKNDWVWREDSGLLTDETKLPVKQLRFGDAGGSNERGFHTLGKLKCYGTA